One window of Erinaceus europaeus chromosome 6, mEriEur2.1, whole genome shotgun sequence genomic DNA carries:
- the LOC132539090 gene encoding uncharacterized LOC128125816 homolog, with the protein MPASATIHVLQLLRELLAFVLLSYTVLIGALLLAGWTTYFLVLK; encoded by the coding sequence ATGCCGGCCTCGGCCACCATCCACGTGCTGCAGCTGCTGCGGGAGCTGCTGGCCTTCGTGCTGCTCAGCTACACGGTGCTTATCGGGGCGCTGCTGCTGGCGGGCTGGACCACCTACTTCCTGGTGCTGAAGTGA